Within Desulfurobacterium thermolithotrophum DSM 11699, the genomic segment CTATAATCCTAATGAACCTCCAGTCCCGGCTAGAGCTCTTGCAGATGAGATTATTCCAATCATAAAGGATTTAGGATGTAAACTCATACTTGAACCAGGAAGAAGATTAGCAGGAAACGCAGGTATTCTTCTATCTCAAGTAATTTATAAAAAAGAAAGACACGAGAAACTGTTTTACATAGTTGATGCAGGGATGAATGATCTTGCAAGACCTTCCCTTTATAAAGCCTACCATCATATAGTTCCTGCTTCTAAAAAAGAAGGTAACTTAAAAAAAGCTGATGTAGTAGGTCCAATTTGTGAAACAGGAGATATTCTTGCAGAAGATAGGGAACTTCCTCCTTTAAATGAAGGAGACATAATTGCTGTCTTGAGTGCTGGGGCTTACGGATTTACAATGGCTTCAAACTATAATTCAAGACCGCGACCTGCTGAAGTTATAGCTAAAGAAGGGAGGGCAGAAATTATAAGGCAGAGAGAAACTCTTGGGGATTTAATAAGTAAAGAGGAAATATTTTAAGTAAGGAATACAAGCTGAGAGTGTTTGAAAAATCATCCAGACAAAGAACAAAACTCCCATGTTAAAGAGGATAAACTTAGCTAAAACAAACAGTTGAGCTATATGAAAGCTCTTTGTTTTCTCGTAACTTCCAACATCCTGCTTAACTTCTCCAAAAATACTCTCTATCAGTCCTCTAAACCTGTAAATTTCATCAGATTCTAAAAGCTCTTTGCATTTAAGCCTAATCTCAGATTTAATTCCCTTCCTTAATGTTTCTCTCACCTTTATGTAAGGCTTTAAGCCTGCTAACAGAACAAGCTCAATAAACTTAATGCTGTCATAAGCTTTGTCTCCTAAAAATGGCTTTCCTTTCAAAGCTCTCCATATAAATCCCCTTTCGTTTAACCACCTAACTATTTTCTCTCCAAGTTTCACTTCCGAAGCGTAACTCTCTCCAGGTAATGCAGTAAGAATGAACCTTTTTCCATCTTTTAGATGAACGCTTAATACAACAACTTTAACGTGGCTTTTTACCTCCTTTATCTCTTTGCCTCTTAGAATTTTCAATGGATAAATCTCATTGTATTTGAAGCCAGTTCCATCTATTATCAGAAATCTTAGTTCTTTATGATACTTCCCTAAGAGTCTTCGAGAGACAAAGTTCAGAAAATCTACAAGGAGAATGGAAGGTAGTTGCTTGAGTCGGTAATAATAGGTTGAAAAATCAGGAATATTCTCTCTTCCAAATATCTGAACTGCCAAATATTCAAGGTCTCTGAATGATAGGTTCCAGGCTACTTGGAGGAAAAGAAGGGTAAGAATTATCTCGTCAGGGTATTTCTTGGGTCTTCCTCTTTTGGTTTTAAAAGGATATAAATATACCAGTACAGCCTGTCCTCTCCGGTTCATGTATGTTTTTGATAGGTTGAGTACTTTGTGGAAATTTAGTCTTTTCGCTTTCATACCGGAGAGGATAGGCTTTTTTCTTAATTTTGGCAATTTTCAAACACCCTCTTTGCTACAATTAATTACTTTTTCACGATTTGATATAGTTCAAAAATAAGTTGTGGTTCTTTGACTTAAAAGAATATGGATTTCTTGGTTTTATCTGAACGTAGTGGGATATAAAGTGTATTCCTACTACCTAAGACCACAAAACATTCAGCGTTTTATCTGAACGTAGTGGGATATAAAGTATCGTTAATGCTGGTGTTGGCGTTGGAACTAAAGAAGTTTTATCTGAACGTAGTGGGATATAAAGCGCATTTTTAAAACAAGCTCAATTGCTCTTGT encodes:
- a CDS encoding IS5-like element ISDeth1 family transposase, with translation MPKLRKKPILSGMKAKRLNFHKVLNLSKTYMNRRGQAVLVYLYPFKTKRGRPKKYPDEIILTLLFLQVAWNLSFRDLEYLAVQIFGRENIPDFSTYYYRLKQLPSILLVDFLNFVSRRLLGKYHKELRFLIIDGTGFKYNEIYPLKILRGKEIKEVKSHVKVVVLSVHLKDGKRFILTALPGESYASEVKLGEKIVRWLNERGFIWRALKGKPFLGDKAYDSIKFIELVLLAGLKPYIKVRETLRKGIKSEIRLKCKELLESDEIYRFRGLIESIFGEVKQDVGSYEKTKSFHIAQLFVLAKFILFNMGVLFFVWMIFQTLSACIPYLKYFLFTY